In Zhaonella formicivorans, one DNA window encodes the following:
- a CDS encoding 4Fe-4S dicluster domain-containing protein, translated as MKQILVRSNRCLGCKTCELACTIAHSAGKDIFSAFLGGDKAVSRVQVETNAERSINLPVQCRHCREPKCVNACMTGAMHLDDQTGLVLNREEKCVGCWMCVMVCPYGAIVPSEEQKVAIKCDQCLSEGHEPACVKACPTKAIMFMEISAFDKVVKQEFLSKFIMGEEA; from the coding sequence TTGAAACAGATTTTAGTGCGTTCAAACCGGTGCTTGGGCTGTAAAACTTGCGAGTTGGCATGCACTATTGCCCATTCTGCCGGCAAGGACATCTTCAGCGCTTTTTTAGGCGGCGATAAAGCGGTGAGCAGAGTACAGGTTGAAACCAACGCTGAAAGGTCCATCAACCTGCCCGTCCAGTGCAGACATTGCCGCGAGCCCAAATGTGTTAACGCTTGCATGACAGGGGCCATGCACCTGGATGATCAGACAGGACTGGTGCTGAATAGGGAAGAAAAATGTGTCGGTTGCTGGATGTGTGTGATGGTCTGCCCTTATGGAGCTATCGTTCCCAGTGAAGAGCAGAAGGTGGCCATCAAGTGTGACCAGTGCCTGTCGGAAGGCCATGAACCGGCTTGTGTCAAGGCATGTCCGACCAAAGCAATTATGTTTATGGAAATCAGTGCATTTGACAAGGTTGTCAAGCAGGAATTTCTGTCCAAATTCATTATGGGTGAGGAGGCCTGA
- the cooS gene encoding anaerobic carbon-monoxide dehydrogenase catalytic subunit, whose product MDYLRKTMDPAAGQMISKAQRDQVETVWDRFEAQQPQCGFGLLGICCRHCNQGPCRIDPFGDGPEYGICGADADLIVARNLLRQVAAGASAHVDHAYEAVETLSLAARENTPYTIKDTVKLKAVAAKLGLETTGKSDNQIAKEIVNVAYSDFSNHHGTPMKWLKATAPAERVETWEKLGVLPRNPDREIREALHQTTMGMDADPVNLILATVKQGLVDAYAGLHLATDLQDILFGTPAPVVTEANLGVLREDHVNIIVHGHEPMLSEKIVEWAQKLEGEAVAKGAKGIQLAGICCTGNETLMRQGIPLASNFLAQELAIITGAVDAMVVDVQCIMPSLSRVAACYHTKIFTTMPIVKMPGAEHVVFSLMEADRKAEEIVRKAIENFSRRDKSRVDIPDVKTKMFGGFSVEAIVGALSKLDAENPLKPLVDNIVNGNILGAVGTVGCNNVKVRHDSFHVNLVKELIKNNVLVVTTGCSAQALAKAGLMLPEASEKYAGDTLKAVLTVVGNAAGLNAPLPPVLHMGSCVDNSRIGDLLTALAAYLKVSIKDLPVAASAPEHQHEKALSIGTWAVSLGVLTHLGVIPQVLGGKKVTEILTGETAEKLLGGRFYVETDPIKAAQGLIEHIKSKRKALGI is encoded by the coding sequence ATGGACTATTTAAGAAAGACTATGGACCCTGCAGCGGGTCAAATGATTAGCAAAGCCCAAAGAGACCAGGTAGAAACAGTCTGGGACCGTTTTGAGGCGCAGCAGCCCCAATGTGGCTTCGGCCTGCTGGGAATATGCTGCCGCCACTGCAACCAGGGACCTTGCCGGATCGACCCCTTTGGCGATGGACCTGAGTATGGAATTTGCGGTGCTGATGCTGATCTGATTGTAGCTCGTAACCTGTTACGACAGGTGGCCGCCGGAGCTTCCGCCCATGTTGACCACGCTTATGAAGCTGTAGAAACCTTAAGCTTAGCTGCGCGGGAAAACACCCCTTATACCATCAAGGATACTGTCAAGCTAAAGGCAGTAGCTGCCAAGTTGGGACTTGAGACGACGGGTAAGAGTGATAACCAGATTGCGAAAGAAATAGTGAACGTAGCTTACAGTGATTTTAGTAACCACCACGGCACTCCCATGAAGTGGCTGAAGGCTACTGCTCCTGCAGAAAGGGTGGAAACCTGGGAGAAGCTGGGGGTGCTCCCCCGCAATCCTGACAGGGAAATCAGGGAAGCTTTGCATCAAACTACCATGGGGATGGACGCAGACCCGGTAAACCTGATTCTTGCCACTGTAAAGCAGGGGCTGGTGGATGCCTATGCCGGTTTACACCTGGCAACTGATCTCCAGGATATCCTCTTCGGAACACCGGCCCCTGTGGTTACGGAAGCAAACCTGGGAGTGCTGCGGGAGGACCATGTCAATATCATAGTCCACGGCCATGAACCCATGCTTTCGGAAAAAATAGTTGAATGGGCCCAAAAGCTTGAGGGTGAAGCTGTCGCTAAAGGAGCCAAAGGCATTCAACTGGCCGGAATTTGCTGTACCGGCAACGAGACTCTGATGCGGCAGGGTATACCCCTTGCTTCCAACTTTTTAGCCCAGGAACTGGCCATTATTACCGGGGCGGTGGATGCTATGGTTGTGGATGTACAGTGCATCATGCCCTCACTGTCCAGGGTTGCCGCCTGCTATCATACCAAAATCTTCACCACTATGCCCATAGTCAAAATGCCCGGTGCGGAGCATGTGGTTTTCTCCCTGATGGAAGCCGATAGAAAAGCCGAAGAAATTGTGCGCAAAGCAATTGAAAACTTCAGCCGCCGGGATAAAAGCCGGGTGGATATCCCCGATGTGAAAACAAAGATGTTCGGCGGTTTCAGTGTGGAGGCCATTGTCGGTGCCCTGTCCAAGCTGGATGCGGAAAATCCTTTGAAACCATTGGTGGACAATATTGTTAACGGGAATATTCTGGGAGCTGTAGGCACTGTGGGCTGCAACAACGTTAAGGTGCGCCATGATTCCTTCCATGTGAATCTGGTTAAGGAACTGATTAAAAATAACGTCTTGGTTGTGACCACCGGATGTTCTGCTCAGGCACTGGCCAAAGCCGGCCTGATGCTCCCGGAAGCTAGTGAAAAATATGCAGGTGATACTCTTAAAGCAGTACTGACTGTGGTAGGTAATGCTGCCGGGCTCAATGCTCCACTGCCGCCGGTACTGCACATGGGCAGTTGTGTGGATAATTCCAGGATTGGCGATTTGTTGACTGCCCTGGCCGCTTACCTGAAGGTCTCCATTAAAGACCTGCCGGTTGCAGCATCCGCGCCGGAGCACCAGCACGAAAAAGCTTTAAGCATCGGTACCTGGGCAGTATCCTTGGGTGTTTTGACGCACTTGGGAGTTATTCCGCAGGTCCTGGGAGGGAAAAAAGTCACTGAAATATTGACCGGAGAAACTGCCGAGAAACTGCTGGGAGGAAGGTTCTACGTGGAGACTGATCCCATCAAGGCAGCCCAGGGACTTATCGAGCATATCAAGTCAAAACGCAAAGCCCTGGGCATATAG
- a CDS encoding MBL fold metallo-hydrolase: protein MPLRFCTLASGSSGNAAFVGSERTSLLVDAGLSGKEVTKRLEQNGIEASELTGILVTHEHKDHIKGVGVLSRRFDLPVFATEGTWQGMEQEIGEIAEHNKKHLELGECREIGDIKVEVLATSHDALEPAAFAFHHQKASLGMATDTGKITPSIRKNVVGCNALILEANHDAKMLRQGPYPFYLKKRIASVVGHLSNQMSGEALAEFISSKTHKVLLAHLSAENNHPSLALETVKEVLKEQGFVQCPEISVAPRHEAVPLHKIR from the coding sequence GTGCCGTTGAGGTTTTGCACTTTGGCCAGCGGCAGTTCCGGTAACGCTGCTTTTGTGGGTTCAGAAAGGACAAGCCTTTTGGTTGACGCAGGACTTAGCGGCAAAGAGGTAACAAAAAGGCTGGAGCAGAATGGTATAGAAGCTTCTGAATTAACAGGCATCCTGGTAACCCATGAACACAAGGACCATATTAAAGGGGTTGGGGTTCTTTCCAGGCGCTTTGATTTACCTGTTTTTGCCACAGAAGGGACCTGGCAGGGCATGGAACAGGAAATCGGGGAGATTGCCGAACACAATAAAAAGCATTTGGAATTGGGAGAGTGCCGGGAAATCGGGGATATTAAAGTTGAGGTTTTGGCTACTTCCCACGATGCTTTGGAGCCGGCAGCTTTTGCTTTTCACCACCAAAAAGCCAGCCTCGGGATGGCTACTGACACAGGTAAAATTACCCCCAGCATCAGGAAAAATGTTGTTGGATGCAATGCTTTGATCTTGGAGGCTAATCACGATGCCAAGATGCTGCGTCAGGGACCTTACCCCTTTTACCTTAAAAAGAGGATTGCCAGTGTGGTGGGTCATCTTTCCAATCAGATGAGCGGGGAGGCTTTAGCGGAGTTTATTAGCTCGAAAACGCACAAAGTGCTCTTGGCCCACTTGAGTGCGGAAAATAATCACCCCTCCCTGGCCTTGGAAACAGTTAAAGAGGTGCTGAAAGAACAGGGGTTTGTGCAGTGTCCCGAGATCTCCGTGGCTCCGCGGCATGAAGCGGTTCCTCTACATAAAATCAGGTAG
- a CDS encoding S1C family serine protease has product MSYFEHDYDRWKRPNYLGIVGLVLVSAFLGGLLALTLAQAFLKAENNGLAPRQELSEEAPPQKSSSSQVDPRESPVVAIAERVGPTVVRINNISGRDFFAGPVESTGSGVIIDREKGYIVTNYHVVEGAQRLEVTLKGGNSYAAKLVGGDRQTDLAVLQIAAPDLPEAVLGDSTKLRVGEMAVAIGNPLGEEFAGSVTAGIISALNRKITVEARPGEEVTLNVIQTDAAINPGNSGGALVNSRGEVIGINSVKILRTDIEGMGFAIPISDAKPIIRQLIEKGYVSRPFIGIYNFREISEQMAQWYDLPVGIYVGGVYPGGPAERAGMEAGDIIVAVEQTQIRTFSDLQGVLSQKKVGDRVSITVVRRGKKVDLQVTLGEMPRQ; this is encoded by the coding sequence ATGAGCTACTTTGAGCATGATTATGACCGCTGGAAAAGGCCTAATTATTTAGGAATAGTGGGCCTTGTCTTGGTAAGTGCCTTTCTGGGAGGGCTTTTAGCCCTCACTTTAGCACAGGCCTTTCTCAAAGCTGAAAACAATGGGCTTGCGCCCAGGCAGGAGTTGAGCGAAGAAGCTCCGCCCCAAAAATCCTCATCGTCCCAGGTTGACCCCCGGGAATCACCTGTGGTAGCCATTGCTGAGCGGGTAGGCCCTACTGTGGTCAGGATTAATAATATTTCCGGGCGGGATTTTTTTGCCGGTCCTGTTGAGTCGACGGGTTCCGGGGTAATAATTGACCGTGAGAAGGGATACATAGTAACCAATTATCACGTGGTAGAGGGCGCCCAGCGTCTGGAAGTGACTTTAAAGGGAGGAAACTCCTATGCGGCCAAGTTGGTTGGGGGCGACAGGCAAACAGATTTGGCAGTGTTGCAAATTGCCGCTCCCGATTTGCCGGAAGCTGTACTTGGCGATTCAACCAAGCTGCGCGTGGGGGAAATGGCTGTAGCAATAGGCAATCCTTTGGGGGAAGAGTTTGCCGGGTCGGTTACGGCTGGCATTATCAGCGCCTTAAATCGCAAAATTACAGTGGAAGCAAGGCCTGGGGAGGAAGTCACACTTAACGTGATCCAAACTGACGCCGCCATCAACCCGGGAAATAGCGGTGGGGCACTGGTAAACAGCCGGGGTGAAGTTATAGGCATCAACAGCGTCAAGATCCTGCGCACCGATATTGAAGGGATGGGATTTGCCATTCCCATCAGCGATGCCAAACCTATTATCCGGCAGCTGATTGAAAAAGGCTATGTAAGCCGGCCTTTTATCGGAATTTATAACTTCCGGGAAATTTCCGAGCAAATGGCCCAGTGGTATGATTTGCCCGTAGGCATTTATGTAGGCGGAGTTTATCCGGGAGGCCCCGCGGAGAGAGCCGGCATGGAGGCGGGTGATATTATTGTCGCTGTCGAGCAGACACAAATTCGCACTTTTTCGGACCTGCAGGGTGTGCTGTCCCAAAAAAAGGTAGGCGACAGGGTGAGCATTACAGTAGTCAGGCGGGGCAAAAAGGTGGATTTGCAGGTTACCTTGGGTGAAATGCCCCGACAGTAG
- a CDS encoding Crp/Fnr family transcriptional regulator: protein MLKEFRLFKDLSPEENEKLLPYFRQSRFAKKQHIYFPGLGHDYIYLVRSGRVKVSYLSPEGKEITVTILQPGDMYSMHSEASTTVLEPAEIWYIEVNDFKEIVLQNPDLALNLIRILGRILKNTNDALLNLAFKEVNSRLATLLLKMAREKGTATGDGIAFKLDLTHEELAYLISSTRQTVTTILNRFEKNGIISMQKKKIIVKSMEKLQELC, encoded by the coding sequence ATGTTAAAAGAATTCAGACTTTTCAAAGACTTGTCCCCAGAGGAAAACGAAAAATTATTACCATATTTCAGACAAAGCCGTTTTGCCAAGAAACAGCATATATATTTTCCAGGGCTGGGTCATGACTACATTTATTTGGTCAGGTCGGGGCGGGTAAAAGTTTCTTATCTTTCGCCCGAGGGCAAAGAAATTACTGTGACTATTCTCCAGCCGGGGGATATGTACAGTATGCATTCGGAAGCCTCCACCACTGTTTTGGAACCGGCAGAAATCTGGTACATCGAGGTCAATGATTTCAAAGAAATTGTCTTGCAAAATCCGGATTTGGCCCTGAATTTGATCAGGATCCTGGGTAGAATTCTGAAAAACACCAATGATGCTTTATTGAACCTGGCTTTTAAGGAAGTTAACTCCCGGCTGGCAACTCTGTTATTAAAAATGGCCAGGGAAAAAGGCACGGCGACTGGGGACGGAATAGCATTTAAGCTGGACCTGACCCATGAAGAACTTGCGTACCTCATCAGCAGCACCAGGCAAACAGTAACCACCATCTTAAATCGCTTTGAGAAAAATGGAATTATAAGCATGCAGAAAAAGAAGATCATTGTTAAAAGCATGGAAAAACTGCAGGAACTGTGTTAG
- the murA gene encoding UDP-N-acetylglucosamine 1-carboxyvinyltransferase has protein sequence MDKLLIAGGQKLQGRVKVSGAKNAALALIAAAVLAEGETVLENVPRIADVEVLLHILDDLGAKVSWLEENTLALNIPAAVGIATPYNLAKRLRASNLLLGPLLSRRGEAQVPLPGGCNIGTRPMDLHLKGLQALGAAIELEHGYVKASGSPQGNRVYLDFPSVGATENIMMAATRAQGITVIENVAKEPEIVDLANFLNAMGAKVRGAGTDLIKIEGVPELHGTRYSVIPDRIEAGTMMLAAAITGGNVVIQNVINRHLQPIIAKLQETGAQVIEGEGELQVIGTAEIKPTDIKTLPYPGFPTDMQSQMMALLSLSQGTSVIVETVFENRLQLGEELKRMGANIKVEGQTAVVIGVEKLYGAEVKACDLRSGAALVLAGLAAEGETSINQVHLIDRGYEKLEEKLRSLGADMRRISVD, from the coding sequence GTGGATAAATTGCTGATTGCCGGAGGACAAAAGCTGCAGGGCAGAGTAAAAGTCAGCGGCGCCAAAAATGCGGCCCTGGCTTTAATTGCCGCCGCTGTCTTGGCCGAAGGCGAAACCGTTTTAGAAAATGTGCCGCGCATTGCCGATGTGGAAGTGCTTTTGCATATTCTTGATGATTTAGGGGCAAAAGTGTCGTGGCTGGAAGAAAATACTTTAGCTTTAAATATACCTGCTGCAGTTGGTATAGCTACTCCCTACAATCTCGCTAAAAGATTAAGGGCATCAAACCTGCTGCTGGGGCCTTTGCTTTCCCGCAGGGGGGAGGCCCAGGTCCCCTTACCAGGCGGGTGCAATATCGGGACAAGGCCTATGGATTTGCACTTGAAAGGGCTGCAGGCGTTGGGGGCCGCTATTGAATTGGAACACGGGTATGTCAAAGCTTCCGGTTCCCCGCAGGGAAACCGGGTTTACCTGGACTTTCCCAGCGTAGGTGCCACGGAGAACATCATGATGGCTGCTACCAGAGCACAAGGGATAACTGTGATCGAAAACGTGGCAAAGGAGCCGGAAATAGTGGACCTGGCCAATTTCCTCAATGCCATGGGTGCGAAAGTCCGGGGGGCCGGTACGGATCTTATCAAAATAGAGGGGGTGCCTGAACTTCACGGTACCCGCTACAGTGTTATCCCCGACAGGATTGAGGCAGGCACTATGATGCTGGCTGCTGCCATTACCGGCGGTAACGTGGTAATCCAAAATGTGATCAACCGTCACCTGCAGCCTATAATTGCCAAGCTGCAGGAAACCGGCGCTCAGGTAATAGAAGGCGAAGGGGAGCTTCAGGTTATAGGTACAGCCGAAATTAAACCTACAGATATTAAGACATTGCCATACCCTGGCTTTCCCACAGACATGCAGTCTCAGATGATGGCGCTTTTATCTTTAAGCCAGGGAACAAGTGTGATAGTGGAAACCGTTTTTGAAAACCGCCTGCAGTTAGGTGAAGAACTAAAACGCATGGGAGCTAACATCAAGGTAGAGGGGCAAACCGCAGTAGTCATCGGGGTTGAGAAGCTCTATGGAGCCGAAGTCAAGGCTTGTGACCTGCGCTCCGGAGCCGCTTTGGTTTTAGCCGGGCTGGCGGCGGAAGGGGAGACAAGCATCAACCAGGTCCATTTGATTGACCGGGGTTATGAAAAGCTGGAAGAAAAGCTCCGTTCTTTAGGAGCTGATATGCGACGAATTTCAGTCGACTGA